AGGCCGTGTTGGGCGTGGGAGTGAACAATCTTATTGCATACTGCTTGCAGATCCCAAGTCTGAAGTTGGGAAAGAACGGATGAAGATCATGACAGAAACGAACGATGGTTTTGTGCTGTCAGAGAAAGACCTGGAACTGCGGGGCCCTGGTGATTTCTTTGGCAGAAAACAAAGCGGTGTCCCGGAATTTAAAGTTGCTGATATGGTGCATGATTACAGGGCCCTTGAAGTAGCAAGGCAGGATGCTCATGATCTACTTTATTCGGATAGCTTTTGGGTGGATGAGGAGTATAAAGGATTAAGAGAAATGATTGAACACTCAGGGATTTTAGACGGTGACAAGTTGGATTAACAGAGGCAGTGTGAAGCCGTTTAACGGGCTTTCTCTGCCTTTTTGTAGCTATATCAGGAAATTTTGTCTTGCAATATGCTTTTTATGTATATATACTACTATTAGTACCTAGTCATAATAGTTCGGATGGTGTGTAATATGAGACGAAACAAAAAGGAGCGCCAGTTATCTTTAAAGGATAAGATACAGGAAAACCCTTTTATAACAGATGAAGAACTTGCAGATTTTTTTCAGGTCAGCATCCAAACAGTCCGGTTGGATCGTCTGGAATTAAATATCCCTGAATTACGGGAGAGAATTAAAAACGTGGCTGCAAGGACGCTTGAGAAAGAAGTGAAATCCCTGCCTCTTGATGAAGTGATCGGTGAGATTATTGATCTTCAATTAGACGAGAGTGCGATTTCCATTTTTGATGTTCAAAG
This window of the Sutcliffiella horikoshii genome carries:
- the fapR gene encoding transcription factor FapR encodes the protein MRRNKKERQLSLKDKIQENPFITDEELADFFQVSIQTVRLDRLELNIPELRERIKNVAARTLEKEVKSLPLDEVIGEIIDLQLDESAISIFDVQSEHVFKRNQITRGHHLFAQANSLAVAVINDELALTAKATIRFTRPVKLGERIVAKAFVSKVDKEKGRTTVEVKSSVGSEKVFHGEFEMFRSTSS